The sequence AGGAAGCTTGTACCATCAACTCACACTGAAAAGCCTTTCCAAGATAGTGAATGAAGTACCGTGCAAATTTAAGAAAACTTGTCACTCCAGCACTTGATACGTTGTATGTAGCTTGCCAGAGCAAAATAAATATAAATAGTATCCGAAACTATAGTATCCGAAACTGATTATCTGTCTCTTGTATCGCTGACCAATGACCATTGTCTTCAACGTCAGAATCTGACTCTGAATCTTCACTAGACGACCACACTTCCGTGACATCCTGCATAATTTAATGAATGCATGATTAATGAATGACCAATTCCGACTCTGTTGCTGGTATATTTCTAGAAGCAACTCGTTGAAATGCAGCTGTGACAGCTAGGCTCATTAACATCAATTACAGGCCCGCCTCCCCACTGGAATGGTCACTAACGAATTCCCTTTCCTGATCGTCAAACACTCGTTGTCGTGATGTATGATAACATTATGCTACTGAATACTGTAGTGTAGATGAATTACGGTACACTGAAGTATAACTCTGTCTTGGAATCAGTATAAGATCCTACATCTGACATAGTTTCAAAGAGCTGCAGGCTCGTCATTCAATGTAGGTCTAGGATCAGCCTGACACTGACTAATGGTTCTAGCCTATAATAAGGAGAGCAATAAACACTATCCCAAACTCTCCTTTTCTTTGGATGATTGGAGCCCATTTAATaggcagctagctacatagaCAATTAATTAAGACAATTAATTAAGATCCAGATTTATCAATGAATAACACGAGGTACACATCTTAACTATACGTACAACTGTACAATGCATGCAAAGAAACGGCTCCCGTCGATGACTGTAGTGGGTTGCTTGTAAATAGATTCATTCTCAGCGGTGAGATTTACTTGCAGCAACGGCACCGTCGAGCCCCGCCCCCGTGAACTTCCGTCTTGCCTTCCGTTAATCTGAAAGAATGAAAGAAACGGAATACAGCCGTTTTTTATGCCTATTTTTGCTGTGCTAACGTCGCCTCCTCAGTCACTATCAAGGGTCAAGTGTCACACACAGCTATAAGTTTCTTGGGAGACAGTGTCACTATCAAGGGTCAAGTCAAGTACAGCAAGTCCAGTCACAGTGTTACTATCAAGGGTCAAGCGTCACACACAGCTATAGGTTTCTTGGGGTTCCTAGACACACAGCACATGCTTGCTCACGCTAGGTGGAATATTCTATCAAGatggggagggcgtggccagacctAGGTTGATCGCGCGTTAATTTTAGGGCCTGATAATTTGCAGTAAGCACGTGTCTATATCTAGAACTGATTGGAGCTAGGATCTAGGAGCTGTGGACAGGTGTGTTTATTCGCTAACTAAGGACCAGCATTCTTACACTAGCTTCTCAGGTGTGGTAAATGTATCTATTGAGTTAGCATTTGTGCGCTATACTGAAAGGGGGCTGTCAGAATAGAGCTGTTTTCTGAGACTGTGACGGTGTGTATTTTACAATCCATGGGGTCGGCTTTCTTCATGATAACAAAATATTGACAGCTATACCCTATAATAAACTGTAAATTTTGCTCTCAGcaagttcaagtctaatccccacctaGGGGGCATTACTTTGACAAGTGTAACACTGCTCGATTCAATGCTGTAGGAACTGTGTGTCAGGCTGTTTTCTGAGACTGACACTACTTGTGAGACTGACGGTGTGTAGGCGGCGGAATTGCTTGAACGTATAAAGCAGGATATGCTGAATTTTGAGTGTCATTGTGGAGAATGCAGAAAGTGTAAGGTACTGAAAAACCCATTGTCCTAGGACAGTGGTGTTTCAGGGACATTCAGGGACATTCAGCGCCTTAGACGGGAGAACGAAGCACTACAAAAACTGCTGGACGCCTGTAGTATCCACCGGAACTATCTAGAAGTAGCTGTAATGTATCTGTAATGATCTAGAACAATCTAGCTAGAATTGGAACTGTACTTTGTACTTAGTGGAAAGTTCTAGAAGTTACTTTAGCTTTGTATATATAAGAAGGTTCTGTACTGTGCTCGGTGTGTGTTCTATTCTACCCCAAGAATATTTATctatgtcaaagtgaagacaATTAATAGATACAACAATTGGCGACAAGGATTAACTCAGAAGACAAGAAGAAGCTATGGCTACCCAGCATGGCGCTTTTGGAGAATTCTGTCCAGACAAAGAAGACTGGATATCCTACACTGAAAGACTAGAGCAGTATTTTCAGGCGAATGATGTCGACGCTGCAGAGAAGCAGAGGGCTATATTACTGAGTGTATGTGGAGCATCAACGTATCAACTGATCAGAGACTTAGTGGCTCCAGAACGGCCAAGCACCAAGACTTTCCAAGAGGTAGTACAACTCGTGAAAGAACACCACCAGCCTCCACCATCGTTTATCGTGCAGCGATACAATTTTAATATGCGAAGCCAGAAAGAAGGAGAGACAATTTCAGCATTCATGGCCAGCCTGAGAAGACTCTCTGAGCACTGCAAATACGAAGCTATTCTGGATGACATGCTTAGAGATAGACTCGTTTGTGGAGTCAGAGATAGGAGGATTCAACAGCGTTTACTCTCAGAAACAAATCTCACCCTTCAAAAAGCTATGGAATTAGCATTAGCAGCAGAGGCAGCAACTCGCAACTCTCAAGAACTCCAAGCAAGCAAGACACAGAACACTGAAGCTCTACACAAAGTCCAGCACTCTAAAACAAGTCAAAAGGAAAGCAAGAGCAAAACGTTTGGACCTTGCTACCGCTGTGGAGGAAACCATGCCCAAAGGGATTGTCGATTCCGAGAAGCTGAGTGTCGTGAATGCAAGAAGAAAGGACACATCGCTCGAGTATGTCGCTCTAAGACAAAAAGGAAGTCAACTCATAGAGTCAGTCAGGAACAAAGTGAGTCAGAAGGAACTGAAGATGAAATTCTACTCCTACATTGTACAAGAACGAACACTACTGAGCCGATCACTGTTACCGTGAAAGCAAATCAAGCTGACCTTGAAATGGAAGTGGACACCGGAGCTTCAGCTTCCATCATCAGTGAAGCTACTTACAAGAAACTCTGGCGAGGTCGTTTACCTCCACTGAAGAATACAAATGTCAAGTTACGTACTTACTCAGGAGAAATCATCAAGGTACAGGGAACCACGACGATTGAAGTGGTTTACGAGAGTCAAAAGGAGCAGCTTCCTCTTCTAGTAGTCGTTGGAAATGGTCCAAGTCTACTTGGAAAAGACTGGATGAAAAAGATCCGCCTAAACTGGAACAAGTTAGTGCACAAAGTGGAAGAGGAACACACACTGAAAGCTGTTATTGCGAAACATCCCAATGTTTTCAAGGAAGGACTTGGACTAGTCAAAAGTTATTCAGCAAAGATTCATGTTGACCCTACCTCATCACCGAGATTCTGCAAGGCAAGGCCTGTAGCCTATGCTCTGAGGGTAAAGGTCAATGCCGAACTAGACCGACTTCAGAATGAAGGCGTCATCGAGCCTGTAGAGTTTTCTGAATGGGCTGCACCCATTGTTTCTGTGATCAAGCCCAATGGATCTCTTCGTATATGCGGCGACTACAAAGTGACAGTCAACTCTGCATCGAAGCTAGACAAGTACCCATTACCCAGGATTGAAGATCTATTCTCTCAGCTGGAAGGAGGTAAAACATACTCTAAACTCGACTTATCTAACGCTTTTCAGCAAGTCTCACTTGATACCGAGTCCAAGAAGTTCACAACTATCAACACGAGCAAAGGTCTTTTCCAGTATACTCGACTTCCGTTCGGTATTTCTTCAGCACCTTCCATATTCCAGAGAGTTATGGATGGAGTCTTGAGCGGTCTCGATGGAGTAGCAGCTTACATTGATGACATTGTTGTCACCGGAAAAACAGAACAAGAGCATCTGCAAAACCTGGACAAGGTACTCACACGATTGGAACGAGCAGATCTCCGACTCAACCCTGCCAAATCAGCCTTTATGCTACCAAGTATTCAGTATTTGGGTCACGTCATCTCAGCTAAAGGCATACAACCTAGCCAAGAGAAGGTTCGAGCTCTACTTGAAGCACCAGCTCCCAACAATCTCCAACAATTGAGATCTTTCCTGGGCGCTATCAGTTATTATCGAAAGTTCTTATCCAATCTGTCCAGTAAGCTGGCACCACTGAACAAGCTCCTGCAGAAGGAAGTGAAGTGGACATGGGGAAAAGAACAGGAGTTAGCATTCAAGGAAGCTAAGCAGCAACTGACGTCTACGAATGTACTCACACACTACAACCCCGAAAAGACCCTGTTGCTATCATGTGACGCCTCACCTTATGGGTTAGGAGCAGTTATTTCACACAGACTGGATGACGGAAGTGAGAAGCCAATAGCTTTTGCCAGCAGATCATTGGCACCGGCTGAAAGAAAATATGCCCAATTGGACAAAGAAGCACTCTCAATTGTATTTGGAGTAAAGAAGTTCCAGCAGTATCTACAAGGTCGAAAATTCATCATTCTCTCTGATCACAAACCACTGCAACACCTACTCAGTGAAAACAAGCCGATACCGGTGTTGGCATCTGCCAGGATTAAGAGATGGGCTCTGATTCTCAGTGCGTACGATTACAAGATCGAATACCGACCAGGACAACAACATGGCAACGCAGATGTCCTAAGCCGCCTACCTCTTCCAGAGACAGTGAAAGAAGCGAGTCTGCCAGGAGAAACAGTTCTTTTAATGGAAACTCTTCATAGTGCACCAGTCGATTCCAAGAAAATCCGCTTCTGGACAGACCACGATCCAGTAATGTCTAAAGTCAGAAGATTAGTGTTGTCAGGATGGAAATTCTCAGATGACGAGAAGTTGCAACCCTACCAAAAATGTCACAAGGAATTAAGTGTACAGGATTCTTGTGTGCTGCGGGGAGAAAGAGTTGTTGTTCCAGAAGAAGGCAGAAACAAGACCTTAGAAATTCTACACGATGGACATCCAGGAATAACAAAGATGAAGCTACTAGCAAGAAGTGTCGTTTGGTGGCCAGGAATCGATTCGGATATCGAAAACAAGGTAAAAACGTGCGAGATGTGTGCACTTCACCAAAAGTCTCCTCCAATTGCCCCTTTACATCCTTGGGAATGGCCAAAGACGCCATGGACAAGACTACACATCGACTACGCTGGACCATTTATCGGGAAAATGTTTCTCGTAATTGTGGATGCTTACTCAAAATGGTTAGAAGTTATGCCTGTGTCGTCTGCCAACTCCACTCAGACAGTTACAGCACTTAGGCAAGTGTTCTCTACCCACGGGATACCCGAAGTCATAGTGTCTGATAATGGCACTCCATTTACAAGTTTCGAGTTCAAGACATTTACCAAGAGCAATGGAATTCGTCACTTAACATCTGCACCATACCATCCATCAACCAATGGTCTTGCAGAAAGAGCAGTCCAGACTTTCAAGAGAGCAATGAAGAAAAGTGGATCTGGAGAGTTAAGTACCAAACTAGCTCGTTTTTTGTTTCATTATCGAACAACGCCTCATTCTACAACTGGCCAGACTCCAGCAGAACTACTCATGGGACGTTCCCTCCGAACATGCTTGGACTTGTTAAGGCCAAACATCAGAGCTAAGGTAGAAAACAAACAGCTCTCGCAGAAGTCATCTCATGACGTCAGAGTGAAAGAACGCTCATTCTTCCCACAAGACAAAGTGTATGTTAGAGAAGCAGGTACCAATTCACCATGGACGCCTGGAGTGATTGTATCGAAACAAGGAAATCTTACATACGGAGTGAGACTAGAAGACGAACGACTAGTTAGGAGACATGTGGATCATGTTCGAAGTCGCTCTTCATCCTCCGATGAACCGCAGCAAACTGAAGAAGAAATGCCCGATGAGATAGACATACCCTCATCACCAGCTCAGCCAGAAGAATCACAAAACCAAGAAGAACCAGCTCAACCAGAAGATTCACAAGAAGAAGAGCAACTTCAAGCTCAAGAGCCTCTCAGACGATCTACTAGAGGTCATAGACAACCGGAACGTTACGGATATTCAATTCCCACCACAGATGAACCTTCAATCTAAGGGTGGAGGAATGTAGTATCCACCGGAACTATCTAGAAGTAGCTGTAATGTATCTGTAATGATCTAGAACAATCTAGCTAGAATTGGAACTGTACTTTGTACTTAGTGGAAAGTTCTAGAAGTTACTTTAGCTTTGTATATATAAGAAGGTTCTGTACTGTGCTCGGTGTGTGTTCTATTCTACCCCAAGAATATTTATctatgtcaaagtgaagacaATTAATAGATACAACAACGCCGCGAATAAGTGCGTCGTAAAGATGACAGCCGGCGAGTTTGAAGAAGTAAGCACCACAGTCCCGTATCTATGTAATCTGTGTATCTGTAGAGATCGAATGTACTCGTAAGAATGGGTGGGAGACTGAAGCCACCACAACTGTTTACATACCAAGTGAAAATTGTACTAACATACGGTGCATTGATACTAGGAATGGATGATGCAAGCAATGTGAGTGCACAGACGTCGGTCACGCTGCCTATGTAacactgtagctatataaGTTTACTGTACGATAATTCTCAGGCGGAAATTGATCCAGTACTGTTAAGGTGTGAGTCGTCCAGCAGACCGAGATTAttcaaaaatttgctgtgcGGGCtatgttggagctatgcacacgctgtaggtaccagcacatgcgcattgagctgctctttcacgtggtattttcAACATCTTGCTTTCTGATCGAactatgtcaccgtgagaacattgagaacacttacttagtgtctatagtcactatagtcactttgtgccttTGTGCCTTCgtataatattgtttgtgtatgtttgtgtacataattgtgaatgtttgtaaaaatcgctaattagttgggggtggtcagttgctaggtaacgatgatgatgtcatggtacccccggggtctgggctacctgtaggaaatagttacgagtgatttcaatgtatggttcataagattcataagatatggatttttaaagaaaaacatgtatttattctgtattattttgttttaattaaagccgggaaagggttaaggaAGTAACAGTGAACTTAATTAAGGGTGAACTTAATTAAGGAAGTTTAAGCCTTATTGCTTCGTACTATGTACTACTATACTACTACAGCGTGTAATTGCCCCACTATACTTTTGCCCCTTGTTAATCACAGATATCCAaaactactactactactgctgctactactaTTACTACTACCATAATAATACGTCAAACTGAACTGAAAAGTTTCTATTATATATTATTCgacactatatatattatgAGTAACACCAGTCTGGCGGTTCCAATAATGTTATGGAACGGAATTCAGGTTGGTCAGAGTTGGCCGGTTTCCAAGACACCCATGCCTTATCTCGTTCATTTCCATATAATACCCGGCCATGGGCCATGGACAATTACAGAAAAATTGATAC comes from Halichondria panicea chromosome 7, odHalPani1.1, whole genome shotgun sequence and encodes:
- the LOC135338692 gene encoding uncharacterized protein K02A2.6-like translates to MATQHGAFGEFCPDKEDWISYTERLEQYFQANDVDAAEKQRAILLSVCGASTYQLIRDLVAPERPSTKTFQEVVQLVKEHHQPPPSFIVQRYNFNMRSQKEGETISAFMASLRRLSEHCKYEAILDDMLRDRLVCGVRDRRIQQRLLSETNLTLQKAMELALAAEAATRNSQELQASKTQNTEALHKVQHSKTSQKESKSKTFGPCYRCGGNHAQRDCRFREAECRECKKKGHIARVCRSKTKRKSTHRVSQEQSESEGTEDEILLLHCTRTNTTEPITVTVKANQADLEMEVDTGASASIISEATYKKLWRGRLPPLKNTNVKLRTYSGEIIKVQGTTTIEVVYESQKEQLPLLVVVGNGPSLLGKDWMKKIRLNWNKLVHKVEEEHTLKAVIAKHPNVFKEGLGLVKSYSAKIHVDPTSSPRFCKARPVAYALRVKVNAELDRLQNEGVIEPVEFSEWAAPIVSVIKPNGSLRICGDYKVTVNSASKLDKYPLPRIEDLFSQLEGGKTYSKLDLSNAFQQVSLDTESKKFTTINTSKGLFQYTRLPFGISSAPSIFQRVMDGVLSGLDGVAAYIDDIVVTGKTEQEHLQNLDKVLTRLERADLRLNPAKSAFMLPSIQYLGHVISAKGIQPSQEKVRALLEAPAPNNLQQLRSFLGAISYYRKFLSNLSSKLAPLNKLLQKEVKWTWGKEQELAFKEAKQQLTSTNVLTHYNPEKTLLLSCDASPYGLGAVISHRLDDGSEKPIAFASRSLAPAERKYAQLDKEALSIVFGVKKFQQYLQGRKFIILSDHKPLQHLLSENKPIPVLASARIKRWALILSAYDYKIEYRPGQQHGNADVLSRLPLPETVKEASLPGETVLLMETLHSAPVDSKKIRFWTDHDPVMSKVRRLVLSGWKFSDDEKLQPYQKCHKELSVQDSCVLRGERVVVPEEGRNKTLEILHDGHPGITKMKLLARSVVWWPGIDSDIENKVKTCEMCALHQKSPPIAPLHPWEWPKTPWTRLHIDYAGPFIGKMFLVIVDAYSKWLEVMPVSSANSTQTVTALRQVFSTHGIPEVIVSDNGTPFTSFEFKTFTKSNGIRHLTSAPYHPSTNGLAERAVQTFKRAMKKSGSGELSTKLARFLFHYRTTPHSTTGQTPAELLMGRSLRTCLDLLRPNIRAKVENKQLSQKSSHDVRVKERSFFPQDKVYVREAGTNSPWTPGVIVSKQGNLTYGVRLEDERLVRRHVDHVRSRSSSSDEPQQTEEEMPDEIDIPSSPAQPEESQNQEEPAQPEDSQEEEQLQAQEPLRRSTRGHRQPERYGYSIPTTDEPSI